From the Melospiza georgiana isolate bMelGeo1 chromosome 25, bMelGeo1.pri, whole genome shotgun sequence genome, one window contains:
- the LOC131093452 gene encoding nicotinate-nucleotide pyrophosphorylase [carboxylating]-like, which translates to MRKLGVECASAEQALEAAEAGADIVLLDNLSPEVLHEVAARVKAAHPWMLVEASGGIGLESLGSFLGPHVDVVSMGCLTHSAPVLNCALKVLGMGDGAEEK; encoded by the exons ATGCGGAAATTGGGCGTGGAGTGCGCGAGCGCCGAGCAGGCTCTGGAGGCGGCCGAGGCCGGGGCCGACATCGTCCTGCTCGACAACCTGAGCCCAGAG GTGCTGCATGAGGTGGCCGCGCGCGTCAAGGCCGCGCACCCGTGGATGCTGGTGGAGGCCAGTGGGGGCATCGGCCTGGAGAGCCTGGGCAGCTTCCTGGGGCCCCATGTGGACGTCGTGTCCATGGGGTGCCTGACCCACAGCGCCCCCGTGCTCAACTGCGCCCTCAaggtgctggggatgggggacGGAGCCGAGGAAAAGTGA